Within the Arachis duranensis cultivar V14167 chromosome 10, aradu.V14167.gnm2.J7QH, whole genome shotgun sequence genome, the region ACTAGGTATGTACTAAATACTACTGCACCAACAAACTTTTTCCTCCATTATTGATCACTATAATTTTTGACTCTATTGAAGGAGAGTGGTGGAAGAAAGAAGTCATGAATATTCCAATTGAAGCAAACAAAACAGGAGGGGAGCCAATTCTATCTGATGCATATACCATCAATGGTCAACCTGGTTATTTGTATCCCTGCTCCGGTAATATgttaagaagataaaaaaaaaagtcagaacttactttatttagtatttattaattttagtaataattaataaatgctaTTGTTTTtagctaatttttttgttactaaatatttatgtttatttaattttgtatggTTTTGCTTTTAATATGATAGGTACTTTCAAGATGGTTGTGGAGTATGGAAAAACATATCTTCTTAGGGTGATCAATGCAGTGATGGATGAAGAAATTTTCTTTGCAATTGGAAAACACAAATTGAGAGTGGTAGCTAAAGATGGATTCTATGTCAAACCAATAGAAACAGATCACATAATGATCACACCAGGACAAACCATGGACATTCTTTTAGAAGCAAACCAACCACCTGCTCTTTATTCCATGGCCGCCAGTGCATATTTGAGTGCTTTTGGTGCTGGCTTTGATAACACAACCACAACAGGTTTCACTGCGTTCAACCAGTGACAGATCCAGAAAATTTAAAACAGTATTGTATACTTATAActtaaagaaaaaggaaaattttttatttttgtttaaggcCATGAAATTTATAAGATTTCATCCATGCATGCAGGTTTGGTTATATACAATGGCTCCGAGGAAGACGGAAAAAGCCCGATTGGGTGCCGTCTTCCGTCGTATAACAGAACAGAAGCAGCAACTGAATTCACTAAGCAGTTGAGAAGCCTTGCAAGCAAAGACAAGCCAATCAAAGTACCTGAGAAAGTGGACAACAAATTGTTGTTCACAATCTCTGTTAACCTGCTTAATTGCAGTGCAGATAAACCATGCAAAGGACCATTTGGTAAAAGGCTTGCAGCTAGTGTGAACAACATTAGCCTTGTGTTACCAAACATTGACTTTCTAAGAGCCTACTATGAGAAAATCCCTGGTGTTTTTGAGATGAACTTCCCCAGAAAACCAGAAAGGGGATTCAACTACACTGATGATAAGTTGCCAGGTTATGTGTTGGCAACAGATTTTGGAAGCAAGGTGTTGGTTTTGGAGTATAATGCAAGTGTTGAGGTAGTTTTGCAAGGGACTAGTGTGGTGACTGGTGATAACCACCCTGTTCATTTTCATGGATACAGCTTCTATGTGGTTGGTTGGGGTTTTGGAAACTTTGATCCAAAAAGAGATCCCAAGAACTATAATCTTGTTGATCCACCTCAAGAGACCACTGTTGGAGTTCCAAGGAATGGTTGGGTCGCCCTTAGATTCAGGGCAGACAATCCAGGTTGGTTTTTCAAACTATTTTGTCTTCgttaatatctttttatttattaatactaTACATCTAAGtctttttataaactaaatcCAATTAAGTTAAACTGGAATAATGCTAGTCGtaactaatttttgttatgttaaaCCAACTTGGTTAACAAAAGGACTTGGATGTATAACATTTCGATATATTTTTGGATCGTTTAAGATTATATAAGGCTAATGAATGTGTTGAATATGATGATTAGGGGTGTGGTTTGTGCATTGTCATTTAGAGAGGCATGCAAGTTGGGGGATGGGAATGGTGCTGCTAGTGAAAGATGGTCCTTCTCCTCAGACACAAATTCTTCCACCACCTTCGGATTTACCCAAATGTTGAATCTTAGCTCCAT harbors:
- the LOC107468408 gene encoding laccase-14 isoform X1; its protein translation is MMVMKTSNAYSLIIFAVLSGCYLIDHVANAEVHHHSFVIKSSSYTRLCSTKNILTVNGEFPGPTLKAHIGDTLIVNVYNQANHNITIHWHGARQVRNPWSDGAAYITQCPIQPGAVFKQVIHLTTEEGTIWWHGHDGWSRATVHGAFIIYPKHGQNYPFPKPHAEIPIILGEWWKKEVMNIPIEANKTGGEPILSDAYTINGQPGYLYPCSGTFKMVVEYGKTYLLRVINAVMDEEIFFAIGKHKLRVVAKDGFYVKPIETDHIMITPGQTMDILLEANQPPALYSMAASAYLSAFGAGFDNTTTTGLVIYNGSEEDGKSPIGCRLPSYNRTEAATEFTKQLRSLASKDKPIKVPEKVDNKLLFTISVNLLNCSADKPCKGPFGKRLAASVNNISLVLPNIDFLRAYYEKIPGVFEMNFPRKPERGFNYTDDKLPGYVLATDFGSKVLVLEYNASVEVVLQGTSVVTGDNHPVHFHGYSFYVVGWGFGNFDPKRDPKNYNLVDPPQETTVGVPRNGWVALRFRADNPGVWFVHCHLERHASWGMGMVLLVKDGPSPQTQILPPPSDLPKC
- the LOC107468408 gene encoding laccase-14 isoform X2, giving the protein MMVMKTSNAYSLIIFAVLSGCYLIDHVANAEVHHHSFVIKSSSYTRLCSTKNILTVNGEFPGPTLKAHIGDTLIVNVYNQANHNITIHWHGARQVRNPWSDGAAYITQCPIQPGAVFKQVIHLTTEEGTIWWHGHDGWSRATVHGAFIIYPKHGQNYPFPKPHAEIPIILGEWWKKEVMNIPIEANKTGGEPILSDAYTINGQPGYLYPCSGTFKMVVEYGKTYLLRVINAVMDEEIFFAIGKHKLRVVAKDGFYVKPIETDHIMITPGQTMDILLEANQPPALYSMAASAYLSAFGAGFDNTTTTGLVIYNGSEEDGKSPIGCRLPSYNRTEAATEFTKQLRSLASKDKPIKVPEKVDNKLLFTISVNLLNCSADKPCKGPFGKRLAASVNNISLVLPNIDFLRAYYEKIPGVFEMNFPRKPERGFNYTDDKLPGYVLATDFGSKVLVLEYNASVEVVLQGTSVVTGDNHPVHFHGYSFYVVGWGFGNFDPKRDPKNYNLVDPPQETTVGVPRNGWVALRFRADNPERHASWGMGMVLLVKDGPSPQTQILPPPSDLPKC